A window of Symphalangus syndactylus isolate Jambi chromosome X, NHGRI_mSymSyn1-v2.1_pri, whole genome shotgun sequence genomic DNA:
CGGAAACCTTGAGTGACTGAAATATCAAATGGCGAGAGACCGTTTAGTTCCCATCACCTGTGGCATGTAGGTCAGTGATGCTCAGCATGGGTGTGAGTAAGATGCCTGTGCTGTGCATGCTCCCTGCCCCACCGTCAGTCTTCATGAGCCACTATTTCTAATAAGACTGTAGACACAGATAGGATAGAATCATCTCTAATCATATCAAATGTTACATGTATGTTTCAGCTTTAGAGACATGAATTGATAAGATTTAAAGTTGAAAGACCATGACTCTAGTACTTCCTGAGTAATCAACTGAAGTATGTTTTACACATGTGTTTTCCAAACTGCTGACTGTTAATTGTAAGTGCTTCTGAATTGAAAGGAGGCAGTTGATGTTCAGGGAGGAAATTGCTTTTAAATTCTGCAGGTCTACGCTCAAAGTTTACGCAGAGGTTCAATTGCGTGTAAGACACAGGATCACCCATAGGGTTCCGTTTTTAGTCCATTTAATAAAACCCAAACTGTAGTGTGCTTTGTATGCCTTTAGGGTCATCTGCATAATCTGTTGCTAAGTCATGTTCCCATTGTTACGTTTTCTGTTACAGGTGAAAAGCAATCACAGTGTGAAAAGAAGACACGCTGAAATGATGCAGGCTGCTCCTAtgttggaaatttgttttttaaaattctcccaATAAAGCTTTACAGCGTTCTGCAAAGAAGTCTTGTGCAtcttttgtgaattttatttctagctttttgatgctGGGAAATATGTATCATTCTCTGAAATCGTATATTGTAACTCTTTGAGCTGGTATGTAGAgacatcattcttttttctttctttctttctttctgttttctcttttgagacggagtcttgctctgtggcgcaggctggagtgcagtggcgcgatgtctgctcactgcaaccccgcctcccgggttcaagcagttctctgcctcagcctcccgagtagctgggattataggcacccaccagcacgcctggctgaGTTTTGTGTTATTAGGAGAGATGGGCTTtagccatcttggccagggtgctcttgaactcctgacctcatgattgacccgcctcggcctcccagagtgctgggattacaggcgtgagccaccgcacccggcggaGACATAATTCTTACATATTGGTTTTCTGTCCAGCAGCCTTGTGAAATATGCTTATGAATTCTAAAGTTTACTTCTAGATCGTTTTCAGTCTTCAACATACAGAAACGTATCATCCTTGAATAAGAACAATTTtgtttctgccattttttttctttttccttctgtaatttttgtagagacggggttttgccatgtttcccaggctgttcttgaacttttgagtgcaagtgatgcacccgcctcccctcccacaatgctgggatgaactggcgtgggccaccgtgccgggcctgtTGTTGCCATTGTAaagagttttatttccttttctgattttatggCATTGCTTAGACCCACCTGTTACAAGGGTGACAGTGGACGTCCTTGTCTTATCCCTGATGAGAAACCGAAAACTTTCAACATTTCCCCATCCTATTTGCTGTCCTTTTTCTGCAGACGGACTTTATCAGAGTAAGTCATTCCACTCTGTTGTAAATTTGCTGAGAGTATTCATTTGAATATATGTTGATTTTCATCAAACGGTGCATCTATTTCGATTACCACAGCATTTTTTCCCGTTCATGTGTTAATATAGTGAATTCGATGGATAAATTTGTACATTTTTAGGTTCAATTATTAAAACTTGATACGgggtctctctcactctgtcacccaggctggagttcggtggtGTTATcagagctcgctgcagccttgacctcctgggctcaagcggtcctcccccctcagcctcctgagtagctgtcactataggtacatgccaccatgctcagctaatttttcgatgtttttttgttttttttgtagtgatgagatttttctgatgttgcttaggctggtctcgaagtcctgagctcaggtgatctggccagctcagcctcccaaaatactaggattacaggcgtgagccttggCCTGGTCTGGTTTTTCTTATATAGGGGTCTTATCTGTATAAAGACTAAACTTAATCTGTGCCTTTGTGCAGGTGGGCTAAGAGCATGATGACTTTTATCATtctattgatttaaagaaaactctCCTTGACTTACCAGTGTGTAAGTCCATGAAAGCATAATTCTGTTGAAAGCATATATTGTTAATGGGTGTTGGGAACCCTGCACTTTCCGCTGCTGTGGGAGCATGTCCTTGGAGGTACCTTTCATCTGTTTTCTCAACTCCAAACATCTTAGGACCATGGGTTGTGACTGGTGGGACTATGTATCTTGCtattttcaagacagagtttATTTTCACATGGTGTCACTCTGGCTGTCCTGTTTCCCTGATACTGTCACTTCTCCTTCTGTGATTCTGATGCTACAAACGATAGATATCGTTTTAGTATTTTCTCACGGGTCCTAGcgattgtattcatttttctttcagtctgtTTCTCTGACTTGTTCACATTGAACAATTTCCTTTTGGGGTAGGTTGCTAGTTCTGTTTTCGCAGGTGGTTTACCTGTCTTCCCAGCCAGTCACAGTGGTCCTTGTCCCCATGGTGGGGCCAGGGCAAGAGAGGGccctgggttgggggtggggttcaGTTAAAGATGGGGTGAGTTTTGAGGGGAGCACTACTTGAGTCCCAGAGGCATAGGAAACAGCAGAGGGAGGTGGGATTCCCTCATCCTCAGTGAGGACAGGAATCGAGGGTTTGGGGCGTGGCACTGGGAACGGCAGCCCTCCCCAGCCCACAGCTGCGCATGCTCCTTCGGCTCCCGGCTCAGTGCGCATGTTCACTGGGCGTCTTCTGCCCCGCCCCTTCGCCCACGTGAAGAACGCCAGGGAGCTGTGAGGCAGTGCGGTCTGGTTCCTGACGTGGGGACTCTTTTTCCTCTACTGAGATTCATCTGGTAGGTGTGCGGGCCAGTCATCCCGGGGGCTGAAGTGTGAGTGAGGGTGGAGAGGGCCTCGGGTGGGTCAGGCGGGTCCCGCTTCCTGGTCTGTGGCCTCTGAGGGAGAAGGGCCACGAGGTCGTCCTCCTTCCCTTCACAGGCTGCGAGGCCACCAGCGGCTTCGTGGTCGTGAAGGGGCCTggacagggaggaaggaggaaggtgggCCGCGGAGGGGAGGCGGTCAGGGGCTCAGGTGAAGATGGGGTGAGTGCTGGTGGGGGGATGGAAGTCCCGAGGTGCCGGGAACCCCCGACGCCACAGGGCAGATTTCCTGAATGGGGCCCCCGGCGGGGGCGAGGCGGGCGGTAAAGAAGGGACCTGGCACCTGGGAAGGCTGCGGCCTGGTGAGCGCCCCCCAGCTGTGTGGAGTGCGGAGCCACCGAGCGAGAAGCACTGCAAGGTCTCACCTCCGCCATGGAAGGTCCGAAAACAGTGGGAAGGAGTGGGCGAGGCAGTGCGGTCCAACCAAACTTGTTGTGAGGAGGGGTGAATGGCCCTAGGAAGTGGGAGTGTGCCCAAAGCAGCAATCACGAGAATTGTGATTCACTAGTGTTTTCGTGGGGAGTCCACTTGTGAAACTAAACCTCATCAGAAATGACCTCTGTCTGCGGGGCGCAGTggcgctcgcctgtagtcccggttacTCAGGACGCGGAGgtcggaggatcccttgagcgggaggtcgaggctgcagtgagctgtgatcacgccgctgcactccagcctgagcaacacagcgaggAGACCGCGTGtccaaaagaaatttagaaaaaaatgtcctCTGCCTTTTGCCACACGCCTTAAGATGATTGCTCTGCCAGCTTGGCCAGCAGAAATGGCTTTGTAGGCACTCAGACAGCGTACACACGTATGCTTAACTCTGGAGCTTATTTTGAgagtattttcaaaattaaaacggCAAGTTAACATTTATCCATGGAAGTGATCGAATATAGCAGCCCTCTCGAGCACATGTTCCCAATCACGGTTGTCTGTTTTCAGTGTGAAATATGAGTTGGCGAGGAAGATCGACCTATCGGCCTAGACCAAGACGCTATGTAGAGCCTCCTGAAGTGACTGGGCCTATGCTGGTGAGTGCTTAAACGTTAATTCGATGTTTTCTATgagcagaaattaatttttgtgacagTGTTGTTGCATTCGTGTGGAAATGCTGATAAAGGTGTTTCCtgctcataaaaaatgatgatggcATCTCATGAAGGAAACATGGATTCTGGAGGATTGTTTTTTCCCTCGTgttcttcagcttttgcccatgaCTTCTCTCTCATGCTTTGTTTGTTAATGACAGATTGTACACATCCATTCCAACACAGAGTATAATAGCTTCCAAAGTCCTCGTGCGTCACTTTTCTCACAGTAACCTCCCTGTGGGTGGAGTAACCTTATTGGGCATAGAGCATAGAGGTGGAGAAATGTCTTTAGGCTTCGTTATGACCAGAAATAGCTATGTATTCTGTGTATAGATGTAAAATTTTGCATCaataacaaaactttttttttatctgCGCACCCACACATATTCCCCAGCCCGAGCAGTTCAGTGATGAAGTGGAATCACCAGAACCTGAAGAAGGGGAACCAGCAACTCAATGTGAGGATCCTGCAGCTGctcaggagggagaggatgagggagcagctgctcaggagggagaggatgagggAGCATCTGCAGGTCAAGgtgagggaaagggaagaagaacatctgctggtgtgtgcgtgtgtgtgtgtttgtgtgtgtgtgtgtgtgcatgtgtgtgtgtgttaggcatTGTCACATAGCAGGaacaggaggaaagaaaacaatggaaagaATGCCTGAAATGGACTGGAAAAGCGAGGAGGCTATGTAGTTTGCAGCTTAGCTTAGGCAAATCCCTCACTATGATAAAATTTCTCGACTTTATGAATGAGAGAATGGAGGTGCCAGGATTGTGTGTTATCCAAGAACCCTTGACTGGTGAATACAAAATTTGTACTGTGTTCCAAGGTTCGTGTCTTCCTATCATCTATGTTGCTGTAAAGAAGGAAGTGATTTTGCTGAAAATGCTTAAAACTCAAAGGCTTTACTGTGGGGTAGCTTAGTACTGACCCAAGAATAGACCCAGTTCAGAGGAGCAGGAGCAGCTCCAAAAACCGAGTCGCTGAATGTTGGCCCCCGTTTCCTTTGATTGATATCTTCATATGGTACGTTTGATAAAAGCTGGATAAATGAGGATACTGCCATACAGGTAGCTGGTTTAGTGATTTTTCTAAGTggcttttaggaggtgattaaatcCTTTTATggttagaaaaagcaaaaaaggaattATCCTGAGATTAACATTGAGATAGAAATAATTTCTCCgagctaaaatattttcaaacaaaacatTTATGTAACTGAGGTCCTGGATTTTTCCAGGGATGTACTTTGAAAAGTTTCTAGAATCTGACTGACAACAATGCCCATTAACTGCTGTCCGCCCACTCCCTTATTCTCAGTGCGGGACAGTATATTTTCTGTGATTCACAAACAACTTTATATTTGGTGCTTTGTTCTGCGTGGGGTTCATTTATGGAATATTACATTTAGGACCTTCGGACCTAAATATAACTTTATTGGAACAAAGTGAAGTTTCTCTTTACCCCAATAGGTAATGGGTGTCGTGACTGTAAGATTTTCCATAGTCCTCAAATCCATCCAGCTAATCAGTCCTTCAGAAACTGACATTGTAATTGTAACCGAAATCCTATCCATGTTGTAGACTTCAGATTTCTCAGCTGACGCACACTGCTGTTGGTACTCTATGGCTGAATATAAGCATTATACATGTCCTGTGGTTTATCCTTAGATTGTCATTTAGGAGAAAGGTCTAAAGCTGGGCTGATTGCCATGcactcatagtcccagctacttgggaggctgaggtgagaggattgcttgagccctggagttcaagctcagcctgggaaacacagcgagacctcatcgctaataaataaataaatgaacaaataaataaataaatgaataaataaataagtaaataagtaaataaaggtcTCATGGTATAGGAAAACACAGATGCAAAGTTTGTGCCTAGCGGCTGGTAATGTTGCAAACATAACTCCTTAGTGAACTGTACCATttcaaaatagttaagatggtaaattttaggatatgtgtattttttaccacaattaaaaattccTTTCTTCCTAAAGTTCAGTGTAATtgtcatatattcttttaaatttttactgtaTGTATTTTCAAGACAcaacatttatagaaaatttgCAAGAATAGTACAATGAACTCATATACTTTTCAcctagattcaccaattgttaaTAGCTTTCGCTCCATAGGTTTCatatctcttccctccctctcttaccCTGctgcccacacactcacacacatacacatacggaTATATGTTTGCTGTTATTAATGCTGAATTGTTTCGATAAAGTTTCAGGTATTATGGTCCTTTACCCTATGTACTTGAGGGTGTGTATATCGTcggaagaaagagaaagttatTTCTTGGATCATCACTGCACAaagatcaaaatcaggaaatttaacaATGAGAAAATGGAGTCAGTTAATACACAGTGCATACTCAAATTTTGCCAGTTCcccagaaaatttcttttttttttttttttttttttttttttgagacggagtctcgctctgtcgcccaggctggagtgcagtggtgcaatctcggctcactgcaagctccgcctcccgggttcatgccattctcctgcctcagcctctccgagtagctgggactacaggcgcccgccaccacgccctgctaatttttttgtattttttagtagagacggggtttcactgtgttagccaggatggcctcgatctcctaaccttgtgatccgcccacctcggcctcccaaagtgctgggattacaagcgtgagccaccacgcccggcctgaaaatttcttttttcctttttttttttcttctttcttgagacggagtctctctctgtgggccaggttggagtgcagtagtgcgatctcggctcactgcaacctacgcctcgcAGGTTctagggattctcatgcctcagcctcccgtgtagctgggactacaagcgccggCCACTgcggtcttgaacttctgacctcacctGCTCTGCCCACCATGGCATCCCAAAATGTTTGGATCGCAGGCGTGAGAccccacgcccggcccagataattttattgataggatttctttttctgatccaGAGTCCAGTTCAGAATCGCGCCTTGCATGTGCTTTTCAGGTgtttttagtttcctttaatctggaacgtttccttaatttttcttgtCATTCATGATACGGACATTTTTGAAGAGGACAGACCAGTTGGCTTGCAGAATATTCTGCAGTTTGggctttttcatgtattttttaaagagtttttttcaCTCAGCGTTTATTGGTGGCTGCTCATGCCATATAAGAGTCTAAGCGCTAGGAGTGTAAGTGCTGTGAGAGACAGGCTTTCAGCCTTGAGTCATTTAATACGAGAAGGACAATCAGAAGTAGAATAACAGAGAAGTGCAAAGGAGGCAGCAAAGTTGTGTGAGGGCAGTCTTTGGAAAGGAAGACGGTAATATTTGGAACaccttgttttcctgttttctgctAACAGACTCCTGAAATAATGTTCCTGGAATTCTTATCAACACATTTATTATTACACTAGCTAAAGCTTTTATATAATAACAGCGAGAGCAAGAATATGATTTTCTTATTCATATTTCATGTTTTACTGCTGAAATTgagatgcattttttatttttaagggccGGAGCCTGAAGCTGATAGCCAGGAAGAGGTTCACCCAACGACTGGGTGTGAGTGTGGAGATGGTCCTGATGGCCAGGAGATGGGCCCGCCAAATCCAGAGGAGGTGAAAACGCCTGAAGAAGGTAGGCAGTCCATTAGGCATTCATATTGTAGGGTGTCTGTTTCCACAGTATCGTATTAtaattcttactattttttttgagatggagtctcgctctgaagaccaggctggagtgcagtggtgccatctgggctcactggaaattctgtctccagggttcaggtgattctcctgcctgagcctctggcGGAGCCGGGCTTACAGacatgctccaccacgcccagctaacttttgtatttttagtagagacagggtttcattacgTTGCACAGGTTcttcccgaactcctgacctcaggtgatccacctgcctcgagcATTGAAATTGCCGGGATtgcaggcgagagccaccgtgcccgacccagcattgtatttttaataacagaGAGGTAACAATACTGCCTCTTTAGTAAGAGAGTTCTTATATAAAGGTCATTTGAAACGTAGTTCAGGCCCCAGCACCCGACTGATAGACTGTCAGACACAGAAACAAACTGACTCCAAGCTATGTTGAATTAAATGTTTTGAGTATACGTCCTTAAACCAGTAGCTCATACTTTTTAGATGCTTTTGTAAAGGTCTGCTTTTAATCAATACATAACACATTTGTAACACCCATCACTTGGTGTGAAAAATGCTGAAGCACTCATGCGGGTTCTAATACCAGCTCTTACAGCCTTGGCGAGATTCTGAGTGAGTCCTTTCACTCCTAAAGCTATCTTTGGTTCTTATGAAAATAGTGAGTTTAAGTCAgagattttaaaaccattttccaTTCTGGTTCTTTCATACTCTGATCCTGCTGCATAGAATGCATGGGATACAGAGATCACCTGCTTCGCATGATTTGTTAATCACAAGTCATGAAACCCTGGCCTGAGTCATCTGAAAATCTCTGAATTGAGATTTCATTGTCAGTAAGGAGGTGAGCGGGCACTCTGCGTCATCCTAGTTTTTCCGTGTGGAGAGGGGAATACGTAGTGTAAGAGCTTGTGAAATTGTGAATTCTCCCTcttcttggtttgtttgtttgtttgagacacagtctcagtctgtcacccaggctggagtgcagtggtgcaattccagctcactgcaacctctggctcctaggctgaagcagtcctcccacctcagcctcctgagtggctggaactacgcgcacaagccaccgtgcctgactacattttttttcttcatttttgtagagatgaggtctcactatgttgcccaggctgggattctCTGGCTTTTAATGAACAATTGCTTCTTAAATCTTTCCCCACGGAAACCTTGAGTGACTGTAATATCAAATGGCGAGAGACCGTTTAGTTCCCATCACCTGTGGCATGTAGGTCAGTGATGCTCAGCATGGGTGTGAGTAAGATGCCTGTGCTATGCGTGCTCCCTGCCCCACCGTCAGTCTTCATGAGGCACTATTTCTAGTAAGACTGTAGACACACATATGATAGAATCATCTCTAATCATATCAAATGTTACATGTAAGTTTCAGCTTTAGAGAGATGAATTGATAAGATTTAAAGTTGAAAGACCATGACTCTAGTACTTCCTGAGTAATCAACTGAAGTATGTTTTACACATGTGTTTTCCAAACTGCTGACTGTTAATTGTAAGTGCTTCTGAATTGAAAGGAGGCAGTTGATGTTCAGGGAGGAAATTGCTTTTAAATTCTGCAGGTCTACGCTCAAAGTTTACGCAGAGGTTCAATTGCGTGTAAGACACAGGATCACCCATAGGGTTCTGTTTTTAGTCCATTTAATAAAACCCAAACTGTAGTGTGCTTTGTATGCCTTTAGGGTCATCTGAATAATCTGTTGCTAAGTCATGTTCCCAATTGTTACGTTTTCTGTTACAGGTGAGAAGCAATCACAGTGTTAAAAGAAGACACGCTGCAATGATGCAGGCTGCTCCTGTGTTGGAAATTTGTTCATTAAAATTCTCCCAATAAAGCTTTACAGCCTTCTGCAAAGAAGTCTTGCGCAtcttttgtgaattttatttctagctttttgatgccGCGAAATATGTATCATTCTCTGAAGTCGTATATTGTAACTCTTTGAGCTGGTATGTAGagacatcattcttttttttttttctttctttctgttttctcttttgagacggagttttgctctgtcacccaggctggagtgcagtggcgcgatctctgctcactgtaactccgcctcccggattcaagcagttctctgcctcagagtcccgagtagctgggattataggcacccaccagcacgcctggctgagttttgtgtttttaggagagatgggctttcgccatcttggccagggtgctcttgaactcctgacctcatgattgacccgcctcggcctcccagagtgccgggattacaggcgtgagtcaccgcgcccagcggaGACATAATTCTTACATATTGGTTTTCTATCCAGCAGCCTTGTGAAATATGCTTATGAATTCTAAAGTTTACTTCTAGATCGTTTTGAGTCTTCAACATACAGAAACGTATCATCCTTGAATAAGAACAATTTtgtttctgccattttttttctttttccttctgtaattttgtagagacgCGCTTttgccgtgtttcccaggctgttcttgaacttttgagtgcaagtgatgcacccgcctcccctcccacaatgctgggattaactggtgtgggccaccgtgcccggcctgttgttgCCATTGTAaagagttttatttccttttctgattttatggCATTGCTTAGACCCACCTGTTACAAGGGTGACAGTGGACGTCCTTGTCTTATCCCTGATGAGAAACCGAAAAATTTCAACATTTCCCCATCCTATTTGCTGTCCTTTTTCTGCAGACGGACTTTAGCAGAGTAAGTCATTCCATTCTGTTGTAAATTTGCTGAGAGTATTCATTTGAATATATGTTGATTTTCATCAAACAGTGCATGTATTTCGATTACCACAGCATTTTTTCCCGTTCATGTGTTAATATAGTGAATTTGATCGATAAATTTGTACGTTTTTAGGTTCAATTATTAAAACTTgatacggggtctcactctgtcacccaggctgtagttcgGTGGTGTTATcagagctcgctgcagccttgacctcctgggctcaagcggtcctcccccctcagcctcctgagtagctgtgactataggtacatgccaccatgcccagctaatttttcgatgtttttttgtttttttgtagtgatgagatttttctgatgttgcttaggctggtctcgaagtcctgagctcaggtgatctggccagctcagcctcccaaaatactaggattacaggcgtgagccttggCCTGGTCTGGTTTTTCTTATATAGGGGTCTTATCTGTATAAAGACTAAACTTAATCTGTGCCTTTGTGCGGGTGGGCTAAGAGCATGATGACTTTTATCATactattgatttaaagaaaactctCCTTGACTTACCAGTGTGTAAGTCCATGAAAGCATAATTCTGTTGAAAGCATATATTGTTAATGGGTGTTGGGAACCCTGCACTTTCCGCTGCTGTGGGAGCATGTCCTTGGAGGTACCTTTCATCTGTTTTCTCAACTCCAAACATCTTAGGACCATGGGTTGTGACTGGTGGGACTATGTATCTTGCTATTTTCAAGACGGAGTTTATTTTCACATGGTGTCACTCTGGCTGTCCTGTTTCCCTGATACTGTCACTTCTCCTTCTGTGATTCTGATGCTACAAACGATAGATATCGTTTTAGTATTTTCTCACGGGTCCTAGcgattgtattcatttttctttcagtctgtTTCTCTGACTTGTTCACATTGAACAATTTCCTTTTGGGGTAGGTTGCTAGTTCTGTTTTCGCAGGTGGTTTACCTGTCTTCCCAGCCAGTCACAGTGGTCCTTGTCCCCATGGTGGGGCCAGGGCAAGAGAGGGccctgggttgggggtggggttcaGTTAAAGATGGGGTGAGTTTTGAGGGGAGCACTACTTGAGTCCCAGAGGCATAGGAAACAGCAGAGGGAGGTGGGATTCCCTCATCCTCAGTGAGGACAGGAATCGAGGGTTTGGGGCGTGGCACTGGGAACGGCAGCCCTCCCCAGCCCACAGCTGCGCATGCTCCTTCGGCTCCCGGCTCAGTGCGCATGTTCACTGGGCGTCTTCTGCCCCGCCCCTTCGCCCACGTGAAGAACGCCAGGGAGCTGTGAGGCAGTGCGGTCTGGTTCCTGACGTGGGGACTCTTTTTCCTCTACTGAGATTCATCTGGTAGGTGTGCGGGCCAGTCATCCCGGGGGCTGAAGTGTGAGTGAGGGTGGAGAGGGCCTCGGGTGGGTCAGGCGGGTCCCGCTTCCTGGTCTGTGGCCTCTG
This region includes:
- the LOC129475736 gene encoding G antigen 10-like, which encodes MSWRGRSTYRPRPRRYVEPPEVTGPMLPEQFSDEVESPEPEEGEPATQCEDPAAAQEGEDEGAAAQEGEDEGASAGQGPEPEADSQEEVHPTTGCECGDGPDGQEMGPPNPEEVKTPEEGEKQSQC